The Prochlorococcus sp. MIT 0801 genomic sequence AAAGAACAGGGGTTGAAGTTATTGCAAATGAATCTAAGAATGCCGATCCAGCATCGATAGTATTTGATGCTATTGGTGCAAGTAAGTCAAAGAATATAGATCTACTATTGGTAGATACTGCAGGAAGATTACAAACGAAAAATAATTTAATGGAGGAATTAAAAAAAATTAGAAAAATTATCGATAAACTTGCTCCTAAAGCAAATGTTGAATCTTTACTAGTGCTTGATTCTAGTCAAGGTCAAAATGGGCTAAGGCAGGCTCTAGCATTTGCTGATTCAGCAGAATTAACAGGAGTAATACTTACAAAACTTGATGGATCTTCTAAAGGAGGTGTTGCTATGGCTGTTGCATCAGAAGCAAAACTTCCTGTCAGATTTATCGGAGCTGGTGAGAAAATTAGAGACTTGAGACCATTTAATAGTTTTGAGTTTATTGAGGCACTTTTAACTGTTAAATGATTTTTAGAAATTTTGTGTATATGTTGCTAGGTTTTAATTTCTTTATTGCCGGAGAATTGTGAAAGAAAATTCTCCAATTTCAGAACAACAAAGTCAACACCCTAATAACTTCTTATCAAGTGCTGCTTCCAAGTCTTTAAGCGATTTGGTTCACAGTCTTTCTCAAGAGCAAATTGTTAATCAAGATTTATTGCTTTCATTGAGCTTTGCTTTGCGAAGTTTTACTAATTTACAGCGTTTTCTTGAACTTATTCCTCTTCTTATTACTCAATTAGTTGGCGTTAAAGGATCATTGTTAATTTCATTTCAAGATAATGGAAGTCTTTGGCGGGAACAGTTACAAATGGTTCCTATGGATGAAGATCAGGAACTCTTTAGAAAATTATTTCTTTTAGAGGAAGGGAAGAAAACGGGTTTTGGCATGCAGGAAAAGAATATTGAAATGTTAGATCGCTTAGTTGAAAGACATTTTGAATCTTGTAATGTGATCGCTACATCGATAGTTTCGAGAGGAAGACCGCGAGGTCGATTATATGTATTTGATAAAAAAGAGATTGTTTTAGGAAGTAATGTTCATCGAAAATATATTCAAATAGTTGCTGATCTGACCGGAGTAGCTATAGAAAATGATGCCATTTTTCAGGTGATTCGTAATCATGAAAAAGTTGATAGACAAATAAGTATTGGCGCCGAAATTCAATCACAATTATTGCCAGATCAATGTCCAGTCATTGAAGGAGTTGAATTAGCTGCTTGTTGCAGGCCAGCTTTTCAAGTAGGTGGTGATTATTACGATTTTATGCCCACTCGCTCAGATTTAAATGAAACAGCAAAAGCTAGTGGGCGGTGGGCTTTTGTGATAGGTGATGTTATGGGTAAAGGTGTTCCTGCTGGATTGTTGATGACTATGCTACGAGGGATGCTTAGAGCCGAAGTTTTAACAGGATTACCCCCTGATGTTATTTTGCATGACTTGAATCAATTAGCTCTTGAAGATTTGACTCAATCACATAGGTTTGTAACTTTATTTTATTCGGACTTTGACGCTCAATCAAGAAAATTACGTTTTGCTAATGCAGCACATAATCCTCCTTTACTTTGGAGCGCTAAGTCAAAATCAATCCATAGATTAGACACCCCTGGTCTATTAATAGGTCTTCAACCTGAAGCGGAATATGGATGTGGGGAGATATTTCTTCAGCCTGGTGATGTTCTTCTGTACTACACCGATGGTGTTACTGAGGCACCTGGTATTTCGGGTGAACGTTTTGATGAAAATCGTTTAATAACTTTTTTAGATAAATTTGCTAAGGAAGGCTTGGGGGCTAAACAAATATTAAATAAACTTTTTGAAAGATTAGATGGTTTTGTTGGTGTTAGTGATCATCATCTTGAAGATGATGCATCAATGGTGGTTTTAAAAGTCAATGATGAATTAACGGTTCCTGAATTAACTTAGTAATCACCTGACAATTGCGAAGACTCTTGCTTTATTTATATTAGTAATATGGAAAAAGCATTGAGCAAAACTTGGAGCGAGAGATTTGATAAAGGACTTAATCCTTTTATAGAAAAATTTAATGCTTCAATCGATTTTGATATTTGTTTATTAGAAGAAGATTTGGATGGATCAATTGCCCATGCACGTATGCTTGGAATCCAAGGGATTATTACCAAGGAAGAGGCCATTAAATTAGAAAATGGTCTTCAACAGATTAGAAAAGAGGCATCTGATGGTTTATTTCATCCTGTCATTTCAGATGAAGATGTGCATTTTGCAGTAGAAAAAAAATTAATAGATTTGATAGGCTCGGTAGGAAAAAAACTACATACTGGCCGTAGTCGTAATGATCAAGTTGGAACAGATCTTAGATTATGGCTAAGAAAGCGTATTGATGAAATTGATATGGATTTGGAGCGTCTTCAGATAGCTCTTTTTTTATTAGCAGAAGAAAATCTTTACACGCTTATTCCTGGTTATACGCATTTACAAAGAGCACAACCTTTGTCTCTGGCGCATCATTTATTGGCATATATTGAGATGGCACAAAGAGATAGAAACAGATTGAAAGACGTAAGAAAACGAGTGAATATTTCCCCGCTAGGAGCAGCTGCTTTAGCAGGAACATCTATTTCTATAAGCAGAAAAATTACTTCTTCAGAATTACACTTTCAAGATATTTACGCTAACAGTTTAGATGCTGTAAGTGATAGAGACTTTGTCGTAGAATTTTTAGGAGCCTCTTCGTTAATTATGGCTCATTTAAGTAGATTATCTGAAGAAGTAATTTTATGGGCATCGGAAGAATTTGCATTTATTCAATTAACCGACCGATGTGCTACCGGAAGTAGTCTTATGCCTCAAAAAAAGAATCCTGATGTGCCAGAACTTGTTCGGGGTAAGTCAGGAAGAGTATTTGGACATTTACAAGCTATGCTTACTATGATCAAAGGATTACCTTTGGCTTACAATAAAGATTTTCAAGAAGACAAAGAAGCCATTTTTGATAGTGTTAAAACAGTTAAGAATTCCTTGGTTGCCATATCAATATTGTTTGAAGAAGGTTTAATTTTTAGAAAAGAAAGACTTAATCACGCTGTTTCATCAGACTTTTCAAATGCCACTGACGTTGCTGATTATTTAGTGGCTAAAGACATACCATTCAGAGAGGCTTATCAATTAGTCGGGCGAATTGTAAAAACTTCTTTAGAGGAAGGGATTTTACTAAAAGACATTACTTTGGAAAGATGGAAAACATTTCATAAATTTTTTGAAAAAGATATTTACGAAAAGCTTTTACCGTCAAGTGTGGTTGAGTCTCGTTTGAGTGCTGGTGGAACTGGATTTGAGAGAGTTCAAGAACAGCTTCTTTCTTGGCGAGAAAAATTATTTAATTAAAAAATTCGTTATAAATCTATTTTAGGGCTTTCGGTATTAAAGTGTTTAGTGATAACTCATTTTAGAGTTATTAATTTTGGCTATTCATAGCCGATTAGTTACATTTTATTTTAAGTCAATTTTCAAGTGAGTATTTTTGTCGGCAACTTGCCCTTCCGCGCTGAGCAGGAAGATGTCATGGAATTGTTTTCTCCCTTTGGGGAGGTGTCAAATTGTTCTTTACCTTTAGAACGAGATACGGGACGCAAAAGAGGTTTTGCTTTTGTTGAGATGGCTGATGAAGCAGTTGAAGCTTCAGCAATTGAATCTCTACAAGGTGCTGAGCTCATGGGCCGTCCTTTAAGAATCAACAAAGCCGAACCTAGAGGGAGTGCTCCCAGAAGAGGCGGCGGTGGCGGCTATGGCGGTGGTGGCGGCTATGGCGGTGGCGGTCAAGGCGGTTATGGCGGTGGTGGCTATGGCGGTGGCGGTCAAGGCGGCTACGGCGGTGGCGGTCAAGGCGGCTACGGCGGTGGCGGTCAAGGCGGCTATGGCGGTGGCGGTCAAGGTGGCTACGGCGGTGGCGGTCAAGGTGGCTACGGCGGTGGCGGTCAAGGTGGCTACGGCGGTGGCGGTCAAGGCGGCTACGGCGGTGGCGGTCAAGGTGGCTACGGCGGTGGCGGTCAAGGCGGCTACGGCGGTGGCGGCTATGGCGGTGGCGGTCAGTCTGATCAATCAGCTCAAGATAGACCTTCTGGAGCCAAAGGCTGGGAAGATCGTAGTCATGGTAATGCTTCTCAAGATGTAAATGACTTTGATCAAGGTCGTAGTAGAAGAAGAAGAGGTGCTTCGCCTGAAGGGGGAGCTGACTCTACTGCAGATTATGGCGGCGCAGAATCTTAAAGATTTCGTTTATTTTTTTATTGCCCAGCATCTTCGAGTTGTTGGGCAATTTTTTTTAAAATGGAAATATCAGCTTTCTGAGTTTGACATTTTTCACTTAATTCTTGTCTCAATATTTTTGCATTAGGAATATTTTCTATCAGATTTAAAATGTGTCTAGAAATTTGCCAAAGACGTCCATCATTCTCTAAATGCTTTTGAGCAAAAGGAATAAGCTTTTTTATTATTTTTGATCTTGATAAATATTTTTCTTTTTGTCCAAAAATTAATGAATCAATTTTTGTCCAAAGAAATGGATGAGAGTATGCAGCTCTTCCCACCATTGCTCCATCAAATACTTTGAGAGCTTCAATGGAATCATTAATCGTATTTAGTCCACCGTTCAGCTCAATAATTAATTCCGGCCTGTTATTTTTTAATTTTTGAACTCTTTCATATTGAAGAGGTGGAATTGTACGATTTTCTTTTGGATTTAATCCATTAAGCCAAGCTTTTCTTGCATGAATTATGAATCTGTCTGCTCCTGCAAGTGAACAAGTATCAACAAATTTTAGAAGATAATCATCACTGTCGAGATTATCAATACCAAGCCTGTGTTTGATGGTTATTGGTTTATTGCATGATTTCTTCATTTTCTCAATACAATCAGCCACTATCTTTGGTTTTCCCATAAGACAAGCTCCAAAGTTGCCAGATTTTACTCTCGGACTTGGACATCCAATGTTTAAGTTAATTTCGTCATAGCCCCAATCTTCAGCCATTTGAGCTGCTTCAGCTAAAAGTTTCGGGTTGTCTCCTCCTAGTTGTATGGAAATAGGATGCTCAATCTCATCAAAATCTAATAATTTATTCCTGTTTTTGCTGTAATGGAGCGCTTGGGCCACAATCATTTCAGTGTAGAGAAGCGATTTTTTGGTGATCTGGCGCATAAGGACACGAAAATGCCTATCTGTGCAATCCATCATTGGAGCAATACTTAATCTGTAGTTAGCTATTTCATTTGTTTTTAAAGAATTGGAAATCATTTTTTATGAATTAATTTTTTCAACTTTTAGGGAGTAAATTTTATTAAGATTCACTGACTTGAGAAATTTCTTTGAAGCGTAGATTTTTTATGTTTGGACTTTTGAATACTCTTTTTGGTTTTACTATCAAACCAAAAAGCGCTTTTGCCTCCTCTAAACCTATGGAAAACTATAAAACTCTAACTGATGCAGACTGGGAAAATCGTTTACCCAAAGACGCTTTTTACGTCTTACGAAAGGAAGGAACAGAGAGACCGTTTTCAAGTCCATTAAATGATGAAAAAAGGAAAGGAGTTTTTCGTTGTGCAGGATGCGGTCTTGCTTTATTTTCTTCAACAACAAAGTTTGACAGTGGAACAGGCTGGCCAAGCTTTTTTGATCATTTACCGGATGCAATAGAGACAAAAACAGACTTCAAATTAATTGTCCCCAGAACTGAATATCATTGTCGACGATGTGGTGGGCATCAAGGACATGTTTTTAATGATGGTCCAAGACCCACTGGTAAACGATATTGTAATAATGGTGTAGCTCTTGCTTTTGAAGTTGATTCGTAAATGATTATCTTTTCTATTCAAATAGGTGTGGGCTTCCGTAGCTTGTACAAAAAACCCTTTGCAATCAACATGGTCTAAAAGCTGATTGAATTATATGAATTCAGACGTTTCCTCTTCCGAATATGAATTATCACAAGATGGTTCATCACAAAATAATCCCAGTGAAAATTCTGTAAGTTCTCCTAAAAGTAATGAATCAGTTAATCAAGTTGAGCTTTCTGATAATCCCGACGTAGAGCCTCAAGTGAAGAATGATTCGGTAGATACATCAAACGAACAATCTTCAACTAGTTGTGATTCAAATATTAAAGGTTCAGATACTGAAGCAAGATTACAGCAATTAGAAAAAGAGCATGAAACTTTAAACAGCCAATATATGAGAATAGCTGCTGACTTTGATAATTTCCGAAAGCGACAGACGCGTGATCAAGATGATCTAAAAATTCAACTTACTTGCACAACCCTTAGTGAAATACTTCCTATTGTTGATAATTTTGAAAGAGCAAGGCAGCAGTTGAATCCTGAGGGTGAAGAAGCTCAAGCATTACACCGAAGCTACCAAGGGCTTTACAAACAATTAGTTGAAGTTCTTAAGAATCTTGGCGTTGCTCCAATGCGAGTGGTTGATCAGGCTTTTGATCCGTCTTTGCATGAGGCAGTTATGAGAGAGCCCAGCGATGAAAAGGCTGAGGATATTGTGATTGAAGAATTACAACGGGGTTATCACCTTAACGGTCGTGTTTTAAGGCATGCCTTGGTTAAAGTTTCTATGGGTCCAGGCCCGAAAGCCGTTAATGAAGAGATTCCTGATCAGAGTGCTTCTAATCAAGAACTAAGTGAATCTGTAGATGGTTCAACTAAAGATGAGAATTAACTACATGATGATCGAAACGGAATTGAATTTGTTTAAATGTACTAATGGCTGATTTTTACGATCTATTGGGTGTCAGCAGAGATGCTGATGCTGACACTTTAAAAAGAGCTTATAGACAGCAAGCTCGGAAATATCATCCTGACGTCAATAAGGAAGCAGGTGCAGAGGATAAGTTCAAAGAAATAGGCAAAGCATATGAAGTTTTAAGCGACTCTCAAAAGCGAGCTCGTTACGACCAATTTGGAGAAGCTGGAATAGGTGGGGCCGCTGGCATGCCGGATATGGGAGATATGGGTGGCTTTGCAGATTTGTTTGATACCTTTTTTAATGGCTTTGGTGGTGCTAGTTCAGCTGGAGGTTCTCGCCCTCAAAGACGCGGACCACAACAGGGAGACGATTTACGTTACGACCTAACGATAGATTTTGATAAAGCTATTTCTGGACAAGAAAAAGAGATTACGGTCCCTCATTTAGAAACTTGTGATGTTTGCAGAGGCACTGGGGCTAAGAAAGGCACTGGTCCTGTTACTTGTCCTACATGTAGTGGTGCAGGTCAAGTAAGAAGAGCGACTCGTACACCTTTTGGAAGTTTTACTCAAGTCGCTGAATGTCCAACCTGTGGTGGTACTGGACAAGTGATTAAAGATCCTTGTAATGCTTGTGGAGGGAAAGGGGTTAAACAAGTAAGAAAAAAATTAAAAATTAATATTCCTGCTGGTGTTGATAGCGGAACACGATTAAGAGTCTCAGGAGAGGGTAATGCTGGATTAAAGGGTGGTCCATCTGGAGATCTATATGTTTTTTTAAAAGTTAAAAATCATCCTAATTTAAAGAGAGATGGATTGACAATTTTATCTGAAGTTAATATTAGTTACCTTCAGGCAATTTTAGGAGATACTATTGAAATAGAGACTGTAGATGGCCCTACTAAATTGCAAATTCCAGCAGGAACCCAACCTAACTCTATTTTGAATTTAGAAAATAAAGGGGTGCCGAAACTAGGCAATCCAGTTGCTAGAGGTAATCATCAAGTCTCAGTAAAGATTAAATTACCTACAAAATTATCAGATTCTGAAAGAAATTTATTAGAAGAATTAGCTGGACATTACTCTGCACGTGGACCTCAACATCATTATCATAAAAGTGGCTTATTTAGTAAGTTATTTGGTAAATAATAGTGGAGAAAAATATCTTCATTGATCATTATTTAGATTTGAGTGGCCTTCCTTGTCCAGTAAATTTTGTTAAATGTTGTCTGGCTTTAGAAAACTTATCGTCAAATCAAGTTTTAAAAGTAGATCTTGATAGAGGCGAAGCAGAAACTAGTGTTATCGATGGTTTGCAAGAGAAAGGTTATAAAGTAAAAATATTGACTAAACACTCTAAAAAAGTATCTTTGATAATATCGAGTGAATAAAAATAAACCTAATAAATCTAAAGGTATTGTTGTTGCACTGAAGGCAAATTTTTTAATTGTTGAGATTGACTATTTAAATTTTAAGGACGATTCATTTGATCAATTGTATGAAAAAATTAGACTTTTATGCACTCGAAGAAGTAAGTTAGATTATCAAGGTTTATTTATAGATGTAGGGGATATAGTTTCCGTTGAGTCTATAGATTATAAAAACAAAATAGCTGTAATTTCAGAAGTGGGGCCGCGAAAAAGTTTTTTAAAACGTCCAGCGGTGGCAAACGTTACTTTATTATCTATTTGTATCTCAGTTGATGAGCCTTTATTTGATATTGAGCAAACAAGCCGTTTTTTATTAACAGCTGAATGTGCAAATATAGAGCCTTTAATAATCTTAACCAAAATAGATTTAATTACAAAGAATGATTTAATTTTATATATAAATAAATTTAAATCTTGGGGGTATGATTGTTTACCTGTATCTATATATAATTCTCAGGGTATTGATTCATTAATAGAACGATTTCGAAAGACAAAATTAACTGTTCTTGCGGGTCCTTCTGGAGTAGGAAAGACAAGTTTAATTAATCATTTAATCCCATCCGTTTCTCTACCTACTTCAACTGTTTCAAAAAAATTAAAGAGAGGCACACATACGACTAGACATGTCGAACTTTTTGCAATTGGAAATGGTTCACTTCTTGCTGATACACCAGGGTTTAATCGTCCAGAAATAGTATGTGAGCCAACTGGTTTTGCTTCTTTGTTTCCTGAGTTTCGAACACAGTTAGCCACATCACAATGTAAGTTCCGTAATTGCTTGCATAGAGATGAGCCGGGTTGTGTAATTAATAAAGATCTTGAAAGATATTCTTTTTATCGTGAGAACCTTGAGGAAATGATTAATTCTCATCTCCCATACCAGGCAGGTTAAGTTTGAATCCACCGGTTAAATCTTCCATTCGCTCTTTCATTGTCGAAGTTGAAACTTCGTGAGCGGATTTCATAGCATCTAATATGGCTTTTTCGATTATTGCTTTGTCTTCAGAAAGAAGAGATGGGTCAATTTTTACACGTAAAGGTTTTTGATTCCCTGACATCCATATCTTTGCCCTATTGTCATTATTTGTGCCCTCTATTTCCATAACTTCAAGCTCTTCTTGAAGTTTTTGGGCATTTTGCTGAATTTGTTGTGCTTTTTTAAAAGCTTCTGTGAGTTGTCCAAAATTTGGTAGTCCGAATCCAGCCATGAGAATTTCCTATTGTTATTGATTTTAGGGTTTAAATTTAAAAGCCACATTGTTTAACTTCTGTTTCTAACAAGATTCCATAAGAATCAAAAACTCTTTTCTTGACATATTTAATCAATTCTCTGACGTCATAAGAGGAAGCTTGGTTTGCGTTAATTATAAAATTTGAATGTATTTTGGATATTTCTGCTCCACCAAAACGAAATCCTTTTAAACCAATTTCTTCAATTAATTTTGCAGCTTTCAAAGGTTCTGGATTACGAAAAACACTGCCGCATGTTTGAGCTTGATAAGGTTGAGTTTTTAATCGATGATTTAAGTTTTCATTTGTGACCTGTCGAATTTCTTCTGCATGACCTGACATCAGCTTGAGTCGAGCAGAGATAACAATTAATTTTTCATTTTGAAGCAGACTGTGTCGGTATCCAAAATTGAGATCCTTGCCCTTGATCATTTTGTATTCACCTGTCAAAGATAGCGTTGTAATACTCTCGAGATAGTTAGATATGCAATCTTCTTGTGCCCCAGCATTCATAACTACAGCCCCACCAATTGTTCCTGGTATTCCTACAGCCCATTCGAAGCCATGAAGTCCACTCGCAGCCGCTTTTCTCGCCAGAGTAGGAAGCATTTCACCGCTAAGGACTTCGATAATTCCATTGTTTTTATCAATTTGAATTCCTTTGAAATTACGCATACATAGACTTAAACCTTTAATTCCTTTGTCATTTATTAAAAGATTTGATCCAGCACCAATAATATTGCAAGGAATTTTTTTCTTATTTATCCAAGTAATTAAATAATTAATTTCTTCTATATTTTTTGGTTGAGCAATCCATTCTGCAGGACCCCCTATTCTCCAAGTAGTGAAATTTGATAAGGAAATATTTTTCTCTAATTTAATGGAATTCATTTATTAAGCGGCTATATTATTGCTGATTAATTTATTATTGAGTAATTCTAAAAATAGATTTTCACATATTAGATTAATATCTCCTGCTCCCATTATTAAAATCAAGTCTTTTTCAAGTGTATGTTTTTTTATTATTTTTATCACATCTTGATTGTTATCTGGTGTATATATTTCTAGGTTAGGTTTAATTTTTTTTAACTCATCTCCAATATTCTTATTATTTATATCTTCGACTTTATCTTCTCCAGCAGAGTAAATTGGAGTTATAATTACTAAATCAGATTGACTTAGACTTTTTGCAAATTCCTTTTGAAACTTTTGAGTTCTACTATATCGATGTGGCTGAAATATGGTAACTAATCTTCTAGGCAAAATTTTTGAAAGTTTATGTTTTGTCTTGATGATAGTAGATGCAATTGATATTGCAGCATCAATTTCGCTCGGATGATGAGCATAATCCTCAACTATTAATCTATTTTGCCATAATCCTTTAAATTCAAACCTTCTTGAAGGGAGCTTTAAATTCTTAATTCCTTCTTTTATATCTTTGAAAAGAATTCCAGCTACTCTGCATGCAGCTATTGCAGCTACTGTATTGCTTAAATTGTGTATTCCAGGAACTGGTATTTTTATAACATCAATAAACTTTTCTTTTTCATAATACTCTGCAATAATTTCATATCCATTAGATTCTTTCGGAATTAGTGCAAAATCTATATTATTAATTTTTTTAATCGAAAATAATTTAGAACTCTGTATATTATCTCTAAGATTTTCACAATCAAAATTAGTAATTAAGCATTCACACTTTTGAGCAAATTGTTTCATTGTTTTTATTAAATCTTCTAGATCTAGATAATGATCAACATGTTCAAGTTCTAAATTCGTAATCAATCCGATATTTGGATTAAAGTTTACTAACGATCCATCCGATTCATCTGCTTCTGCGATCAAAAATTCACTATTGCCAAAATTGTAGTTTTTTTTGTAGAGAGGTATAATTCCGCCTATGATAGCCGTCGGATTCTTATTGGCATATGAAAATAATGTTGTAATGTAAGTACTTGTAGTTGTTTTGCCATGAGATCCTGAGACAATTATTGATCTTTTTTGTTCAATTAAAAAGGCCAATATTTCAGAACGATGTTTAATTGTTAAATTATATTTTCTTGCTTTAGATAATTCTGAATTATCTCGATGTATTGCTGAACTTCTAACAACTAATATATTTTTTCCATGGACTTTAAGAATTTCATCAATATTCGATTCTGCTTGGGTTGGAAAGGTGTGGACTTTATTTTCTGCTAATTTCTTTAAAGTTAGGTTTTTTTTCTGGTCAGAGCCAGAAATTGAATATCCTTTTTTCGCGAGAATCATTGCTAGAGCAGACATACCAATACCACCGATTCCAATAAAATGAATATGAGTTGGTAACTCTGTTGTTTTCTTCAATTTCACTTCAGTGTCCTTAGAAAGATAACTCTTCATTGATTTAAAGGCACATTTTTTAAAGAATTAGAGAGTTTTTGTACTTTTTATGTCCTTAACGCTTCAATTATTTTTCAAAATGCGCAGAAAATGATCATCGTTCTGTATGATTAGCGGCCAGTAGCTTGTGCGGTTTTACCGTTTTTGAAATGACCTTGCGTGTAGCGATTAATGGATTCGGAAGAATTGGACGCAATTTTATGCGTTGTTGGCTTAGTAGGGGTGCAAATACAAATATTGAGGTGGTCGGCATTAACGTCACTTCTGACCCAAAAACTTGTGCACATTTGCTCAAATATGACTCTATTTTAGGTGCTATAAAAGACGCCGAAATTTCACATACAGACGATACATTTCAAATTAATGGCAAAACTATAAAATGTTACTCAGATAGAAACCCTTTAAATCTTCCCTGGAAAGAGTGGGGAATTGATTTAGTAATTGAGTCAACAGGCGTATTTAATACAGATGTGGGTGCTAGTAAGCATCTACAAGTTGGGGCTAAGAAGGTCATTCTTACTGCACCTGGTAAGGGTGATGGTGTAGGTACATATGTTGTTGGTGTTAACGCTGATTCCTACTCTCATGAAGATTTTGATATCCTCAGCAATGCAAGTTGTACCACCAATTGTTTAGCTCCAATCGTAAAAGTTTTAGATCAAAAGTTGGGAATTAATAAAGGGTTAATGACCACGATTCATAGTTATACGGGAGATCAAAGAATTCTTGATAATGCTCATCGCGATTTACGTCGTGCAAGAGCAGCAGCAATGAATTTGGTCCCTACTTCAACCGGAGCGGCAAAGGCTGTTGCACTTGTTTATCCACAAATGAAAGGGAAATTAACTGGTATTGCGATGCGAGTCCCTACTCCTAATGTTTCTGCAGTTGATTTGGTTTTTGAATCAAGTCGTAAAACTAGTGCTGAAGAGGTCAATTCATTATTGAAAACTGCTTCACAGGGAGAAATGAAAGGAATCATTAAATATGGTGATTTGCCTCTGGTTTCTACTGACTATGCAGGA encodes the following:
- the rsgA gene encoding ribosome small subunit-dependent GTPase A, which gives rise to MNKNKPNKSKGIVVALKANFLIVEIDYLNFKDDSFDQLYEKIRLLCTRRSKLDYQGLFIDVGDIVSVESIDYKNKIAVISEVGPRKSFLKRPAVANVTLLSICISVDEPLFDIEQTSRFLLTAECANIEPLIILTKIDLITKNDLILYINKFKSWGYDCLPVSIYNSQGIDSLIERFRKTKLTVLAGPSGVGKTSLINHLIPSVSLPTSTVSKKLKRGTHTTRHVELFAIGNGSLLADTPGFNRPEIVCEPTGFASLFPEFRTQLATSQCKFRNCLHRDEPGCVINKDLERYSFYRENLEEMINSHLPYQAG
- a CDS encoding RNA-binding protein; this encodes MSIFVGNLPFRAEQEDVMELFSPFGEVSNCSLPLERDTGRKRGFAFVEMADEAVEASAIESLQGAELMGRPLRINKAEPRGSAPRRGGGGGYGGGGGYGGGGQGGYGGGGYGGGGQGGYGGGGQGGYGGGGQGGYGGGGQGGYGGGGQGGYGGGGQGGYGGGGQGGYGGGGQGGYGGGGQGGYGGGGYGGGGQSDQSAQDRPSGAKGWEDRSHGNASQDVNDFDQGRSRRRRGASPEGGADSTADYGGAES
- the msrB gene encoding peptide-methionine (R)-S-oxide reductase MsrB — protein: MFGLLNTLFGFTIKPKSAFASSKPMENYKTLTDADWENRLPKDAFYVLRKEGTERPFSSPLNDEKRKGVFRCAGCGLALFSSTTKFDSGTGWPSFFDHLPDAIETKTDFKLIVPRTEYHCRRCGGHQGHVFNDGPRPTGKRYCNNGVALAFEVDS
- a CDS encoding sulfurtransferase TusA family protein — protein: MEKNIFIDHYLDLSGLPCPVNFVKCCLALENLSSNQVLKVDLDRGEAETSVIDGLQEKGYKVKILTKHSKKVSLIISSE
- the dusA gene encoding tRNA dihydrouridine(20/20a) synthase DusA, which encodes MISNSLKTNEIANYRLSIAPMMDCTDRHFRVLMRQITKKSLLYTEMIVAQALHYSKNRNKLLDFDEIEHPISIQLGGDNPKLLAEAAQMAEDWGYDEINLNIGCPSPRVKSGNFGACLMGKPKIVADCIEKMKKSCNKPITIKHRLGIDNLDSDDYLLKFVDTCSLAGADRFIIHARKAWLNGLNPKENRTIPPLQYERVQKLKNNRPELIIELNGGLNTINDSIEALKVFDGAMVGRAAYSHPFLWTKIDSLIFGQKEKYLSRSKIIKKLIPFAQKHLENDGRLWQISRHILNLIENIPNAKILRQELSEKCQTQKADISILKKIAQQLEDAGQ
- the argH gene encoding argininosuccinate lyase, with the translated sequence MEKALSKTWSERFDKGLNPFIEKFNASIDFDICLLEEDLDGSIAHARMLGIQGIITKEEAIKLENGLQQIRKEASDGLFHPVISDEDVHFAVEKKLIDLIGSVGKKLHTGRSRNDQVGTDLRLWLRKRIDEIDMDLERLQIALFLLAEENLYTLIPGYTHLQRAQPLSLAHHLLAYIEMAQRDRNRLKDVRKRVNISPLGAAALAGTSISISRKITSSELHFQDIYANSLDAVSDRDFVVEFLGASSLIMAHLSRLSEEVILWASEEFAFIQLTDRCATGSSLMPQKKNPDVPELVRGKSGRVFGHLQAMLTMIKGLPLAYNKDFQEDKEAIFDSVKTVKNSLVAISILFEEGLIFRKERLNHAVSSDFSNATDVADYLVAKDIPFREAYQLVGRIVKTSLEEGILLKDITLERWKTFHKFFEKDIYEKLLPSSVVESRLSAGGTGFERVQEQLLSWREKLFN
- the grpE gene encoding nucleotide exchange factor GrpE codes for the protein MNSDVSSSEYELSQDGSSQNNPSENSVSSPKSNESVNQVELSDNPDVEPQVKNDSVDTSNEQSSTSCDSNIKGSDTEARLQQLEKEHETLNSQYMRIAADFDNFRKRQTRDQDDLKIQLTCTTLSEILPIVDNFERARQQLNPEGEEAQALHRSYQGLYKQLVEVLKNLGVAPMRVVDQAFDPSLHEAVMREPSDEKAEDIVIEELQRGYHLNGRVLRHALVKVSMGPGPKAVNEEIPDQSASNQELSESVDGSTKDEN
- a CDS encoding PP2C family protein-serine/threonine phosphatase; the encoded protein is MKENSPISEQQSQHPNNFLSSAASKSLSDLVHSLSQEQIVNQDLLLSLSFALRSFTNLQRFLELIPLLITQLVGVKGSLLISFQDNGSLWREQLQMVPMDEDQELFRKLFLLEEGKKTGFGMQEKNIEMLDRLVERHFESCNVIATSIVSRGRPRGRLYVFDKKEIVLGSNVHRKYIQIVADLTGVAIENDAIFQVIRNHEKVDRQISIGAEIQSQLLPDQCPVIEGVELAACCRPAFQVGGDYYDFMPTRSDLNETAKASGRWAFVIGDVMGKGVPAGLLMTMLRGMLRAEVLTGLPPDVILHDLNQLALEDLTQSHRFVTLFYSDFDAQSRKLRFANAAHNPPLLWSAKSKSIHRLDTPGLLIGLQPEAEYGCGEIFLQPGDVLLYYTDGVTEAPGISGERFDENRLITFLDKFAKEGLGAKQILNKLFERLDGFVGVSDHHLEDDASMVVLKVNDELTVPELT
- the dnaJ gene encoding molecular chaperone DnaJ; this encodes MADFYDLLGVSRDADADTLKRAYRQQARKYHPDVNKEAGAEDKFKEIGKAYEVLSDSQKRARYDQFGEAGIGGAAGMPDMGDMGGFADLFDTFFNGFGGASSAGGSRPQRRGPQQGDDLRYDLTIDFDKAISGQEKEITVPHLETCDVCRGTGAKKGTGPVTCPTCSGAGQVRRATRTPFGSFTQVAECPTCGGTGQVIKDPCNACGGKGVKQVRKKLKINIPAGVDSGTRLRVSGEGNAGLKGGPSGDLYVFLKVKNHPNLKRDGLTILSEVNISYLQAILGDTIEIETVDGPTKLQIPAGTQPNSILNLENKGVPKLGNPVARGNHQVSVKIKLPTKLSDSERNLLEELAGHYSARGPQHHYHKSGLFSKLFGK